The window CGTAACTAAAGGATCTGATATCGAAATTAACGGCGAAAAGCGTACACTCGAAACTGTTGTAATCTCATTGACAGGGAATATTGATTTAAATCAAATTTCTAAATTAACTCAAAAAATGAACCTTCCAGGAGGTGAGGAGTTAGAAAAGAAAAGTAAAAAATAACACTATGAAAAAAGCAATCAAATCAATTGTAACTCTTTTTATTTTAACAGTAGTATTGGTCAGTTGTAAAGACGAAAACTCTATACAAACCTACTTTGTAGATCATCAAGAATTACCAGGCTTTATGTCTCTTGACGTCTCTACAGATATCATTGATTTTACGAAGGCTAATTTAACAGAAGAAGAACAAGAGACGTATCAATCGGTAAGTAAATTAGACATATTAGCTTATAAGTCAACTTCAGGAAACGTAGCGGCTTATACAGAAGAATTAGCGAAAGCTAAAGTTGTTTTTGGAAACAAAAAATATGAAGAGTTGATGGAGTTTAAAGATAATGGCGTTAATGTTAATATTAATGTTATTCAAAACGGAGCGGCTATAGATGAGTTTTTAGTGTTAGCAAGTTCTAAAGAGATGGGGTTTACTATTTTAAGAATAATTGGAGACGATATGAAACCGGAACAATTAATTAAGTTAAGCTCTAAACTACAAAACGCGGATATTGATAAAGGTGAAATTGAAGGTCTGATGTCCTTTTTTAAATAAACAAAGCACCTTTTAGGTTAGACTACAAGTAAAAAGGCTTATCCAATGGATAAGCCTTTTTAAATTAAGTGATATTAGGATTATTTTTTCTTTTTCGGTTCAAAAAAAGCATCATCAGTTTCTGGCTTTTTTACCACGACCAAATTAATAATCACTACTAAATATGCAATAATAACAATAGCTATGTAAACCGGATGATTTAGAACACCCGTGATTCCTCCTATAAAAAAGAGTAGTAAAGTTATAGTACAAAGTACCATAGAAGCATTATCATTTAGCATACGTATTATATTCCGGTATAGTTACTTGGTGATATTGCTTTTAATTCTGTTTTGATAGCATCACTAACGTCTAATGTATCTATAAAATTAGAAATAGAGGCTTTATTAATAGCGTCGTTAGTTCTAGTTAATCCTTTTAAAGCCTCGTAAGGATTAGGGTAACCTTCACGTCTTAAAATGGTCTGAATAGCTTCTGCTACAACTGCCCAATTGTTTTCAAGGTCTTGTGCAAATTTAGGCGCATTAAGTAATAATTTACTTAATCCTTTTAAAGTTGATCCAAAACCAATTAAAGTATGTCCAAAAGGAACTCCAACATTACGTAATACAGTACTATCTGTTAAATCACGTTGTAATCTTGAAATCGGTAATTTAGCCGATAAATGCTCAAAAATGGCATTAGCCATACCTAAGTTACCTTCACTGTTTTCAAAATCAATAGGATTTACTTTATGTGGCATGGCGCTACTCCCAACTTCTCCCGCTTTAATTTTTTGCTTAAAGTACTCCATAGATACATAAGTCCAAATGTCTCTATCTAGATCTATAACAATAGTATTGATACGTTTTAAACAATCAAACAAGGCGGCCATATGGTCGTAATGCTCGATTTGGGTGGTAGGGAAGGAGTGGTGTAAGCCTAGTTTTTCTTGTACAAACGTTCCTCCAAAAGCTTTCCAATCTATCGCTGGGTAAGCCACTTTGTGTGCGTTAAAGTTTCCTGTTGCACCACCAAACTTAGCAGCACTTGGGATGTCATTTAATAAGTTAAATTGCTCTTCCATACGGACAGCAAAAACTTCTATTTCTTTTCCTAAACGTGTTGGAGACGCCGGTTGACCATGCGTTCTAGCCAACATAGGGATGTCTTTCCACTCTTCTGCAAGACGCTTTAATTCGTTTAAAACATTAAAATATTCTGGGACGTAAGCCTCATTCATTGCATCCTTAATACTTAGCGGGATAGCAGTGTTGTTAATATCTTGAGACGTTAATCCAAAATGGATAAACTCTTTAAATTCACTTAAACCTAAAGCATCAAATTTATCTTTAATAAAATACTCAACCGCTTTAACATCGTGGTTGGTTACTTTTTCAATGTCTTTAATAGCTTGAGCATTCTCAGTTGTAAAAGACTTGTAGATGTCACGCAGTGCTTCAAATTTACTGCTATCTACGCCTTGTAGCTGAGGTAATGGGATTTCGCATAATGCAATAAAATATTCGATTTCGACTAAAACACGATATTTTATTAAAGCTTCTTCAGAGAAAAAATCTTGTAGTTTTTCAATTTTATTTCGGTAACGACCATCAATTGGAGAGATCGCATTTAGTTGATTTAAAGACATATAAATAGTTGTTTTTTAACAAGCTATAAATATAGTTTTTTTAATGGGAAGACTAAAGGATTACGCTTTAAGAATTTAATAAATATTATAGATTTACTGTTTTATTTTTTTTAAAATAAGCCTAGCTCTAGCTTTAAAAGCCGCACTTTGGTTGGCAAAATCGCGTTCTAAAATGG is drawn from Psychroserpens sp. NJDZ02 and contains these coding sequences:
- a CDS encoding DUF4252 domain-containing protein, with the translated sequence MKKAIKSIVTLFILTVVLVSCKDENSIQTYFVDHQELPGFMSLDVSTDIIDFTKANLTEEEQETYQSVSKLDILAYKSTSGNVAAYTEELAKAKVVFGNKKYEELMEFKDNGVNVNINVIQNGAAIDEFLVLASSKEMGFTILRIIGDDMKPEQLIKLSSKLQNADIDKGEIEGLMSFFK
- the purB gene encoding adenylosuccinate lyase, encoding MSLNQLNAISPIDGRYRNKIEKLQDFFSEEALIKYRVLVEIEYFIALCEIPLPQLQGVDSSKFEALRDIYKSFTTENAQAIKDIEKVTNHDVKAVEYFIKDKFDALGLSEFKEFIHFGLTSQDINNTAIPLSIKDAMNEAYVPEYFNVLNELKRLAEEWKDIPMLARTHGQPASPTRLGKEIEVFAVRMEEQFNLLNDIPSAAKFGGATGNFNAHKVAYPAIDWKAFGGTFVQEKLGLHHSFPTTQIEHYDHMAALFDCLKRINTIVIDLDRDIWTYVSMEYFKQKIKAGEVGSSAMPHKVNPIDFENSEGNLGMANAIFEHLSAKLPISRLQRDLTDSTVLRNVGVPFGHTLIGFGSTLKGLSKLLLNAPKFAQDLENNWAVVAEAIQTILRREGYPNPYEALKGLTRTNDAINKASISNFIDTLDVSDAIKTELKAISPSNYTGI